Genomic segment of Veillonella parvula DSM 2008:
TTTTACGTCTACAAGAGCGCATTAAAACTGCTTTAGTCTCTTATACAGAAATTGAGGTTCAAACTATTGATGTAGTTGTACAAGACATTATTTTCGATGATTTAGTAACACCTCAACAGCCATAGGAGGTATCTCTATGAGTTCAGATAATCAATTAAATTATGGTTTAGACACGGATACCATTGATATTGCAGATTCTGTCATCATTGATGTAGCAACAAAAACTTTAGGAACCATTCCTGGTATTCATTCTTTAAGCCCACGCTTTTACGATGAGTTGGTAGAGGGTATTACCCATGCTTTTGGTCAGCGTAGCTTACCTGGTATCAATGTAAAGCATCGTAAAGGTTTTATTGAAATTAATATTTATATTAAAGCATTGTAT
This window contains:
- a CDS encoding Asp23/Gls24 family envelope stress response protein; the encoded protein is MSSDNQLNYGLDTDTIDIADSVIIDVATKTLGTIPGIHSLSPRFYDELVEGITHAFGQRSLPGINVKHRKGFIEINIYIKALYGYNLIELSKQLQLEIKQTLKNMLDLNHIKVDVHIEGIVKEKEPVLHGN